Proteins from a genomic interval of Zingiber officinale cultivar Zhangliang chromosome 1B, Zo_v1.1, whole genome shotgun sequence:
- the LOC122053652 gene encoding ethylene-responsive transcription factor-like protein At4g13040 yields the protein MVSIRRRRYLGLCSGKSSFPVLLPKPMDNNISVDNSNPHVNLNSVHPVPSVDTGLGKMEDKSAAFFRSTNAFDSSMSKEEPNNYYPGKEIKRRKRHRRKHYEDQEPCIMRGVYFKNMKWQAAIKVEKKQIHLGTVGSQEEAARLYDRAAFMCGREPNFELSVEEKEELRQYNWDEFLALTRSAINNKKQQRKFSVGKQKKSETKTTYSNWEHERATRASSMSDDEDDDVDVDVDP from the exons ATGGTTAGCATAAGGAGAAGAAGATATTTGGGGCTATGTTCCG GGAAAAGTTCCTTTCCTGTTTTGCTTCCTAAGCCAATGGATAATAATATTTCTGTGGATAATTCTAATCCACATGTGAATCTAAATAGTGTGCATCCCGTTCCTTCAGTCGATACTGGCCTTGGAAAGATG GAAGACAAGTCTGCAGCATTTTTTAGATCCACGAATGCATTTGACTCAAGCATGTCAAAGGAGGAGCCAAATAATTACTATCCTG GCAAAGAAATTAAACGCAGAAAGCGACATAGGAGAAAGCACTATGAAGACCAGGAGCCATGCATAATGAGAGGGGTATATTTTAAGAATATGAAATGGCAAGCAGCAATAAAAGTTGAGAAGAAACAAATTCACCTAGGAACAGTTGGATCTCAGGAAGAAGCTGCACGATTGTATGACAG AGCGGCTTTTATGTGCGGGAGAGAACCTAATTTTGAGCTCTCAGTGGAGGAAAAAGAAGAACTTAGACAATACAACTGGGATGAGTTTCTGGCCCTGACTCGCAGTGCAATTAACAACAAGA AGCAGCAGAGAAAGTTCAGTGTAGGGAAGCAAAAAAAGTCAGAGACTAAAACCACATATAGCAACTGGGAGCACGAAAGAGCCACTCGTGCGTCATCTATGTCTGATGATGAAGACGATGATGTCGATGTCGATGTCGACCCTTAA